Proteins from one Clostridium cellulovorans 743B genomic window:
- a CDS encoding transposase produces the protein MQQNYILKNQKLSVEDRIVGIEQPYVRPIVRGKAKAKMEFDAKVEISVVDGFVRIEKLSWDAYNECESLQTVVEAYRQKYGCYPQRILFDKIYRNRKNLGYCKDNNISALGRPKQSVTTDKRQEYVDICDRNIVEGKFDEGKLAYELNRIASRLRETSEFVISIGFLAMNLNKKLRDMLSHFLKNSRRVFQW, from the coding sequence ATGCAACAAAACTACATTCTTAAAAATCAAAAACTTAGTGTTGAAGATAGAATAGTTGGTATTGAACAACCATATGTTAGACCTATTGTCAGAGGTAAGGCGAAAGCAAAAATGGAGTTTGATGCTAAGGTTGAAATTAGTGTTGTAGATGGTTTTGTAAGAATTGAGAAGCTTAGCTGGGATGCTTATAATGAATGTGAAAGTTTACAAACAGTTGTTGAAGCTTATAGACAAAAATATGGCTGTTATCCTCAAAGGATTCTTTTCGATAAAATCTATAGAAATAGGAAAAACTTAGGCTACTGTAAGGATAACAATATATCTGCTTTAGGACGTCCAAAACAGTCTGTTACTACCGATAAACGTCAGGAGTATGTTGATATTTGTGATAGAAATATTGTTGAAGGCAAGTTTGATGAAGGAAAATTAGCTTATGAATTAAACAGAATAGCCTCTAGGCTCAGAGAAACTTCTGAGTTCGTTATTTCTATTGGATTTTTGGCAATGAACCTCAATAAAAAATTGAGGGACATGTTGTCTCATTTCTTGAAAAATTCCAGGAGAGTTTTTCAGTGGTAA
- a CDS encoding helix-turn-helix domain-containing protein, with product MNKTTTFREVFETVETGSFAAYKDLPENTLAEKIIKLRMLNGLTQRQFAARCGIGYSSLCRYEVGGVINSDNLEKIIGALNLDVHYFD from the coding sequence GTGAACAAAACTACAACTTTTAGAGAAGTGTTTGAAACCGTTGAAACAGGCTCATTTGCAGCATATAAGGATTTGCCTGAAAATACTTTGGCTGAGAAAATAATTAAGTTACGGATGCTTAATGGATTAACTCAGCGTCAGTTTGCTGCTAGGTGTGGGATTGGATATTCTAGTTTATGTAGATATGAAGTTGGTGGTGTTATAAACTCAGATAATTTAGAAAAGATAATAGGTGCTTTAAATTTAGATGTACATTATTTCGATTAA